A single genomic interval of Aureliella helgolandensis harbors:
- a CDS encoding glycoside hydrolase family protein: MPRFPYALLLTILLTPSAFADETLVPTIQGPWIRIAGNPDLGEFTGPKQQPVDFGVWQAADGTWQAWSCIRRTKCGGHTRLFHRWEGESLTQPNWKPMGIAMESDPSVGEVAGGLQAPHVVREGGQFHMFYGDWNNICHAISEDGKVFQRVIQPSGMTAMFTEGAGNNTRDVAMLKVGDLWHAYYTAYPNDQGAVYVRTTEDFKTWSNSTTVSFGGFTTTGKFSAECPHVVQRNGRFYLFRTQHYGTNGITTVYHSKDPKMFGINQDERYLATRLAVAAPEIVHHDGEDFIVALTPELDGIQLARLKWLPKPKLGPPLWSFDEASVRAGWKIESGNLPGPFTNSKRSDFNALHDYFIGTSELQQGFDDSRTGQIRSPEFEVTEASYYATTSGGADKTLYLALIDSETQSELLRVKNATNSNSLRPQLIHTDQWIGRRVFLRIVDQSTDGWGHFNFGGLYTAER; this comes from the coding sequence ATGCCCCGCTTCCCCTACGCCTTGTTGCTGACGATCCTGCTGACGCCCTCTGCATTCGCCGACGAGACACTCGTGCCGACGATTCAGGGGCCATGGATTCGCATCGCCGGCAATCCTGATCTCGGGGAGTTCACCGGCCCGAAGCAACAGCCGGTGGACTTTGGAGTCTGGCAGGCAGCAGACGGAACCTGGCAAGCCTGGTCATGCATTCGACGCACGAAATGCGGTGGCCACACGCGACTATTCCATCGCTGGGAAGGAGAAAGCCTGACTCAACCCAACTGGAAGCCGATGGGCATCGCCATGGAATCGGATCCATCGGTCGGCGAGGTTGCTGGCGGCCTGCAGGCTCCGCATGTCGTTCGCGAGGGGGGACAATTTCACATGTTCTACGGAGACTGGAACAATATCTGTCATGCAATCAGTGAAGATGGAAAGGTCTTTCAGCGAGTCATTCAACCCTCGGGAATGACCGCCATGTTCACCGAAGGAGCTGGCAACAATACGCGCGATGTCGCGATGCTCAAGGTTGGCGACCTGTGGCACGCCTACTACACAGCATACCCCAACGACCAAGGAGCCGTTTACGTGCGCACAACAGAGGATTTCAAAACTTGGAGCAACTCGACAACGGTCTCGTTCGGAGGTTTCACCACCACCGGGAAATTCTCTGCGGAGTGCCCGCACGTAGTGCAGCGCAACGGTCGGTTCTACCTCTTCCGCACGCAGCATTACGGAACCAACGGCATCACTACCGTCTACCATTCGAAGGATCCGAAGATGTTCGGCATCAACCAGGACGAGCGATACCTGGCAACGCGTCTAGCCGTCGCTGCACCGGAGATCGTGCATCACGATGGCGAGGACTTCATCGTCGCCCTCACGCCGGAATTAGATGGAATTCAGCTAGCGCGGCTGAAATGGCTGCCGAAGCCCAAGCTCGGCCCCCCCCTGTGGTCGTTTGACGAGGCGAGCGTGCGAGCGGGTTGGAAGATAGAATCGGGCAATCTGCCGGGCCCCTTCACCAATTCCAAGCGGAGTGATTTTAATGCGTTGCACGATTACTTCATTGGAACCTCCGAACTTCAGCAAGGGTTCGACGACTCGCGCACCGGGCAAATTCGGTCGCCAGAATTCGAAGTGACCGAAGCATCCTATTACGCGACAACCTCTGGGGGTGCCGACAAGACGCTTTACCTCGCCCTCATCGACTCGGAGACCCAAAGCGAATTGCTGCGAGTGAAGAACGCGACTAACTCCAATTCTCTTCGCCCCCAGCTGATCCATACGGACCAGTGGATCGGGCGACGAGTATTTCTACGAATCGTCGATCAGTCCACAGATGGCTGGGGCCATTTCAACTTCGGCGGACTCTACACTGCCGAACGGTGA
- a CDS encoding FadR/GntR family transcriptional regulator: MVSSTTSTETVFHHMLQNVRSGVWETGSTIPSERALIDEFGVSRIAIREALSMLRGLGVVDIGHGRRTRVKSIDSETLGYLLPLMLSSGGQRTFDQVFEVRLAIESQTVALAARRRTDAHLGKLEILLQRFRQAMTSADAEAQQIDLEFHLEIARAADNPLFPVLLEALAGFVAFAQKESCRNDSDRSQRAILAHESIVEAIRDSDTDRARVEMESHLRYSMTRKIQPNAS; this comes from the coding sequence ATGGTCAGTTCAACGACGTCTACGGAAACAGTTTTCCACCACATGCTCCAGAATGTCAGGTCAGGCGTCTGGGAGACAGGCAGCACGATCCCGAGCGAGCGTGCACTGATTGATGAGTTTGGGGTGAGTCGCATTGCGATTCGCGAAGCCCTGTCGATGCTGCGTGGGTTGGGTGTCGTCGACATTGGGCATGGTCGGCGAACGCGCGTTAAATCCATCGACTCGGAAACGCTCGGCTACCTCTTGCCGTTGATGCTCTCGTCCGGTGGCCAACGGACGTTTGACCAAGTGTTTGAAGTCCGCCTGGCCATTGAATCTCAGACAGTCGCGTTGGCTGCGCGACGGCGAACGGACGCGCATCTTGGCAAGCTAGAAATATTGTTGCAGCGTTTCCGGCAAGCGATGACCTCCGCCGACGCGGAAGCACAGCAAATCGACTTGGAGTTCCATCTCGAGATCGCCCGAGCGGCCGACAACCCGCTGTTCCCGGTGCTGCTGGAAGCATTGGCTGGCTTTGTAGCCTTCGCGCAGAAGGAGAGCTGCCGGAATGACTCGGACCGCAGCCAGCGGGCCATCCTTGCTCACGAATCCATTGTCGAAGCAATTCGAGATTCCGATACCGATCGCGCTCGCGTGGAGATGGAATCGCACCTGCGATACAGCATGACCCGCAAGATCCAGCCAAACGCATCGTAG
- a CDS encoding SDR family oxidoreductase, with protein sequence MPTSPLNQQVAIITGASSGIGAGVAEELNAAGMKLVLTARRADRLNALAADLTDCEVVAADIADAETPQKLVDRAIEKFGRLDVVFNSAGVMFSGTIDEVDIDEMCRMVRVNAEAAVRMAYTAVKHFQQVGSGHLVNVSSILGTKVRPGAGVYAGTKHAIEALSEAFRMELAKTNVKVSLIEPGVVDTELQSHFLVHPKEMLGIKQPLQSADIARCVRFVLEQPSHVRIPVMMVIPGEQAM encoded by the coding sequence TTGCCAACGAGTCCTCTTAATCAACAAGTCGCCATCATTACCGGAGCATCGAGCGGGATTGGTGCTGGCGTAGCGGAAGAATTGAATGCGGCCGGAATGAAGTTGGTGCTGACGGCCCGACGCGCCGACAGACTCAACGCTCTTGCGGCCGATCTGACGGATTGCGAAGTCGTGGCGGCAGATATCGCCGACGCTGAGACCCCGCAAAAGCTCGTCGATCGGGCGATCGAAAAATTCGGTCGACTGGATGTCGTGTTCAATAGTGCGGGCGTCATGTTTTCGGGCACCATTGATGAAGTGGACATCGATGAAATGTGCCGGATGGTGCGCGTCAATGCTGAAGCCGCAGTGCGAATGGCCTACACGGCCGTCAAGCATTTCCAGCAAGTCGGTTCGGGGCACCTCGTCAATGTTTCCAGTATTCTCGGAACGAAGGTGCGGCCTGGTGCAGGCGTCTATGCCGGTACCAAGCATGCCATCGAAGCACTTTCGGAAGCGTTTCGAATGGAATTGGCCAAGACGAACGTTAAGGTCAGCTTGATTGAGCCGGGAGTCGTCGATACCGAGCTCCAGAGTCATTTCCTGGTACATCCGAAGGAGATGTTGGGAATCAAGCAACCGCTTCAATCCGCGGACATCGCGCGTTGCGTGCGTTTCGTGCTAGAGCAACCATCCCACGTCCGCATACCGGTGATGATGGTGATCCCGGGCGAGCAGGCAATGTAG